The DNA segment agatcttCAGggaggtgagcccttaattgatgtaggtttcctgtccacttagagccattgGGAGCTGGAATGGAGGTGGATCAGGTAAAGTGTGGGACTCATTGGAACACCCATGGCAGTCATTACTGAAGCTGCAGGTtgtcctgagggggagatttgtgccaaagccttccactgcaccagacgtcagtgagatgtcacaggggaaccGGAAGCCTGGTATCTGGGGCAGAGCAggtcctcgcttcatcgatgccgatCTGGATCTAATGCGAGAGGCCGTGAGGGTGCGGAGGGAGGtcttcttcccagagggtggcgggAGAAGGCCACCTCGTCGTGCAGCTGGGACATCTCTCTGTCTTCCTCCTCTTCTCTTACTTCCTGCTCCTCTCCTGACGAGCTCTCTCTTTCCAaggcctcaccgtcctcaaggtccacacctctctagagggccatgttatggagaacacaGCAGGCCATCACAATGACAGAGGGTATTGGGGGGGGTGCCACCcgaccagaatcgcatcttcataAGCCCAATGACCTCGCATCATCATAAGCCCAATgatctgctcaatggttgtcctgatGAGCAGTTGAAATTGGTTGTATCGCGTCTGTCTCTTACAGGGGTCAGTAGCCGTATCTTCAAGGGATTTTCCTTGTTCACTAGGATCCACCAAtgtactttgggggttggagtgaagatctgtgacagcctggactgccagaggataaagaaatcatgacagctgccaggaaagcaagcacacacatggaggaagttcttgtagtcacagaccagttggaagttgagggagtggaagcctttctgttgatggatctcactgggcaATCCctgggtgctttgatggccacatgtgtgcaataaatgatgccctgcacctggggtaaTCCAGCAATgctggcaaaacccaatgccctccatCCCTGTGAAGACATGCTTGTCGTTAAATgactgtgctgtccagctctggcaaagagggcatcagtggccAGCAAGATGCAATGTTTTGCAGCTGTTTTAAGATGCAAGTAAGGTCCACAGCTAATCGTTGGAAGGAATCATAAGTGAAGAAGTTCacagccacagtgactttgatgccaCTGTGAggacatggcgaccagtgctgaaaGGTGCGAGGTCTTTGACAACGAGAGCACAGATGtctctgaccatctgcctggagattcACAGTCCGCTGCGGCACTGGATCTTGGTCATTTCCAGGTAGCTTCATCTTTAGTAgtggatcctgtgttgagggtatggcctctgttgctTTCTTGCCCTTCCTTCCTCTCCTGTGCCTTCCAGATGCCCAGGGCTCTGTCCTTCCTGCAGAGGatgtgttgcccctcattgccactgttTCCAAAATATGACATGTGTGCCCCCATTGTCATCTGGAGTCTTCTTTTTGGGCAGAAGGCTACCCAGTAGTTCTCTGCCCTGCGATGTCAGGAGGGTGCTGACTCCGCTCAAAGCCCCGGTGCTGAGTGTCCAcgctccctgccacctgtgcagcgcCAAAGTCACCACCTTATTAAGTGCCCAGTTCCCCTTTGCCCcagtgaccctcttatggggccagggtgatgCCTTGGGGCAGCCATAACTGGCTCTCCATCCATTACCCGCCTGCCTTCAGCTGCTCAGTTTCTGAAGGTGCAGGTAAACTGTCcgcccctttaaaaattaaaaggtcGGTCTCTGACAAGCTCTTAACAAGATTCTAATCTGTATTTGTTGGCCTCAATTTGAGGGAGAGCAGTATTCCTGTCCCACCCTCCTCCCGCTCTGTTCATTATTGATGGAGCCAGGAGCAGCATCTTGAAATCGACATGCCAGCCAGAACTGGTATTTTCGGGGCACCCTGCCTCAAAAATTCAGCTCCCTGCATCTGAATTGATAGGCCCTGAGGTGCAATTTCTATTTGGCCTTAGGcctcattatcatcaagccagtgaGCTGTAGACATCAAATAGGGATTTAGTTGGAGATGAGGAATTAAAGATTGTGCCGCTGTGGCATTAACAATGGCCCTCGAGTAAGTCCATAAAGGGGATGATTTGAGGGAGAGTGGCAGTGATTAGGAAGAGTGGGAAGTTACACTGGATTCCAAAGCACTGACCAAAATTACTTTGAAAAAATATCAGTAATCCTTACATATATTTTAGTTAAATACAATATATAACCTTACCCTGAAGCTTTCCCAATAGGACAAAACTATACATTCAGATGCTGCTTTTGATGCTGCATAAGGATTGGTGGGATGTTTAGGTGATGCTTCATTAAATTCCTAAATCAAAGAAgcagttttatatatatatatatttaaaagatacacatttacaacagtgacaacTTGCATGTTCAGGCAGTGTTACAATTGGCAAGTTAACATTAAAATGGCATTTGTATAGCATTGTTTAAGGTATAATTATTCATCACATTAAAAGTAGTtccttggcagccccaccccttcaaTCAGAGGAACTGATGAATAGTGTTCAGATCGTTATGTTTTGGAAAGAACTTAAAAGGGAAATCCCATTAACACCCAGCAATTTGTCATCTGAGTATTAAGCACATGATACTGAGAATTTTCATACAGCTGGGGAACTGCATTTTCAAGCTAATGCAAATACATCTAAAAGCATTAGCAGATGTTGTGGCATCGCTCATAGACAAAAGGTGGAAAGTTAGTTTCTCTCTTCTTATAACTGCTCATTTTCATCTGTATCAATATTTCTATCACCCTCTGCCTTTGCCTCCTACTAATTCTCCCCTTTCATGCGATTTCTCATTATATCTATCGCAATCCAGTTCCCGCTGACTCATTCTCTCTCCTGTTAAGAAAAAAAACAGGCGTTCCTTTTAAATAGATCTGGATGACCTTACTTTGATCTGGTTAGAGCTGCTACAATAACATTTGAGATCATTATTGAGCAAATGTTTTCAGCATACATGTACATATATCCACAAATATTACTTTACCTGATCTCATTCTTGAACATGCTGGGAAGTTTTCTATTAATTGGGGCATCATGGGAGCTCATCATTTTCTTTTGTTTTTCTGTAGGAAAGATATGTCCGTTGGCATAGGGAACATGCTTGGCAGGTGGAATAGGCTGTCTGAACTGCCATCATCTATTTGCTTGCTAAGGTTTCTCATGGGTACTAATTAATCAAACCCTCAACTTCTGTCAAGGGTAGCACTTTTCTCTAGAGGTCAACaattttttttctgactgtggtttTGTTTTGCTCATTTATAGCAATATTTCATCTGTTTAAAATGCCCATAACTACGAATCACAATTTTCTCTTCTGACCAAACTCTCTTTCAGCTTGTTCTTGTATCCAAAATATCACGTCTGGTATAATATGTTGCTTGAACAGTGAAAAAGGTAACTCCTGGCAAATTATATCGAATAATACAGCTTTTAGAGATCTGCAACCTCTTTCATGGAAGGTGTCTTTCTAGGCTGAAAAACTCTTGATAAATATTATGTACTGATGCTTTATTTAGTTTTAAACATATCTTAGCAAATTAACACTTGAAAATGTCCCTCATAAAAATGTGCAAAACAAGTCCAAACCACGGCTTAATCAGTACAAAAAAAGCACAAAATTGCTTCTAATAGAATGGAGGAAGCCAGGAGGGGGCAGAACAGTCAAGTCAAAGGctgggagggagtgcagtgtccaGATCTGGGTTTAGGAGAGACCAGGCAAATAGAAACGACCTTAAGGTCATACAACAGTGACTGGGAGGACCGACAATTGACCAACAAAGACTGCTTCAAAGAGGACAGCATGAGTTCTGATACAGAAGCAGCACACAACACCAAGACCCTTCATAAAGGACTTAAAGAACAGGTCCACGATGGAAGTTGTGGAGACCTAAGGCCTAGCAAATGTGTAGGGAAGGAAGTGACGAGGTCTAGGAGTGACATTCAAATGGCTAGAGTTGGTAAGTGGGTCAATGGAGTGATAGACTAATGAATAATCATAGTAGCAAAAAAAGGGATAACTTTTTATTTTTTTAATGATGACCACCAAAGGGAGGGAGTTTGATGTTTCATATATTTTGCAGCTAAAAATCTTAATATATTAtatatagatttttaaaaatcttgcATCTGCATCTATTTCCTCTGAGCCACGACTTCTTGCTGTCCAATTTTTATCAGACATTTTGAGTTaatattttccattataaattcctatgtgcaCATATAAATGATTTCACCTACATAAATATGTCATGCTCTTAAATGCACAATCTGGCCACTGGGTGGCTGTATGGCTAGTCTGTGAACACCTTCAGTGCCTTTCAGtgaagattttcagagactgtgactacCAGCTTCTTTTACCTTCATGGAAGTTTTTGCTTCTTCCTCACCAGCATTTTTTTTAATAAGGTTGATTTTAGTTTTATTCATTTTTTTCCTTTTACAGACTCTTCCAGCCTCCTGCACATGCAATGTTAACACTTAAATAATATTTTTCCCTGACCTTTCGCATTTGCCTTTCGctcatcttcgtcattttctctTGTATACACTGACAGCCCTTCACAGTCTTGCCGGACATTTGTGTCTGCAACAACAAATTTACTAAAACTTCTAATGAATAAAAGGTAAATAATTTAAATATATAATTTCCTGCTCTGTCCTCCCCTGAAGCTGGACCTTCCTCCTATCGTGATGAGCACATCCCACCAATTTTGCATGGCCCACACTCTTCATGGTGGCATGAGATGACTCAACAGGAAAACTCATCCATCAAACAACAGTATTTTGCACATCTCAACCAGGATCATGGACAGAAATGTTTCCTTTTGAACTCTTTTTATTTATGTGTGATAACTTTATACATTTGTAGAAAACAAACAATGATCTACCTTGCTTTAGGAAAGGGGTGGAATCTGGAATAGATAAGCAGCAGTACGCGTCAAAAGGCACAACCCACCAACACCACACCCTCAACTCCCCAACCCAACAAGCCACACACCCTCAGGTTCATCCAACCACCCACTCTGCATCAAAAAAACTACATCCTAGATTTAACCATTAACATTTGCAAGCTCCCCATGCTGTGCTCCACTTCCTCTGAACTGCAAGAATAACCCAATCTTACCCAGAACAAGATTTCCCTAATCTCTGGagttcccaccctaaacctcttcacctccctttcctcctttaagtcgcacccccccccttaaaacctacctctttgattgtCTACCCTAATATCtcgttatgtggttcagtgtcatgttTCATTCCATAATGCACTGTAAAAGACCATGGGatgatttattacattaaaggtgctatataaataaaggtTGTTGTTGTTTAAGCTATCGCTCTTACCCTCTTTCTTAACCCCCCCAAAAAGGAATCGACATGTAATTTCGAATGAGCTCCAGAACCCAACACCttgtgacaagcaagggggtgggggaagaacaaGGAAGAAAGAGATAAGGACTGGAAAGAGAAACGATAGGAAGCGAGGGTACActtggggagaggggaaggggaggaagggacaTGGCAGTGGGAGAAGGTaagagatacagagatggggaaAAGGGCACGGGGCAGGGCACAAGATCATGCAACACAAAAGATGAAAAGATTGCTTATTTTGAGATTCTGAAAGTTTGCAACCTTGTCTATGGATAAAAAGTAAAATTCTCTTTCAAGTTACACTTGCagatttgtaagtttcaatgaataGCGATTACTATTTTTCTGCCACTCATTATTGCTCTTAATCATTACCATTGAAACTCCACTATCAAGGAATGTTGCACACATGCATTCTCCAGGAATTGACTGACAGATTAAACCAAATGATTAACATTAGTTACCTCATTAATACTTCCTCCATAGACTTCATCAGTACTAACATGAATGAATTTCTCAATATTAGCCTGATAAGCAGCTTCCACAAGGACTTCTGTACCATAGACATTCACATTTGTGAATTCTGAAGAACAACAAAAGGACTTATCTGAAAAAAAAAGTTAAAGCATTTTTTGGGCTAGTAGCATTGAATTCTTGTTCTTGTAACAACAATTTTAAATAAATTCTTTGAATTTTGTTTGAAGTATATTCACTAAGGCAAACAACATATAAAAAATTGTAGGAGACAGAAATCTGAAATACACAAAAAATGCTAAAACTACTGCAAGGAATAGAGTGCAGCTGAAATTTCTCACTTGAAATGTTAATTTTTCACTAGTGATCAAAGTGTTGTGCATTTCCACAATTTTCTGTTTCTATACAAAAAATTGTTAAAAGATTTAATATCAGAGCAAAGAAAAATGTGATGTATATAAAGTTATACagcaaattatttttaaaaaattatcattTACCCAAGGGGAAATGTGAAATGTTCTATTTAGAGCACAAATCACAATGGGTCACTGATGAGTGAGACCACCTCAACTCCAACGATAACATTTTGGCCagatattttaaaatatttttaccaAAAACATTATTTTACAAATCAGAGGAAGTCGTATTCAACCTTTACAGTACTCTACTCAGAGCAAACCTTGAGCAGTGTATCTGGTTCTGGCTATCAAGGGAGAGATTCAAGCTCCAGGAGCTATTAAGAGACGAGTCATAAGACTGAACCCTAGTATCACAGGACTCTGTTATGAAGACTAAATAGGAAAGATGACTGATAGGTAAAGAGTAGAGAAGAGGTAGATCCAGAATGCTACTAATCTGAGACAAAGGGGTCAAAGGTCTAAATGAGTAAAAAGACCCTTGTTGAGAAGTTGTTCTTCACAAAATGATTAACATATGGGATGAACAAGCAGGGTAGTGGAGGCAAAGCCTTTGGAATCAAGTTTGATGACATGAAATGGAACCATAGGCTATTTCTATGCATATAAGCCAAAAGGCCTTTTTCATCTGTAAGCAACCTGTGAACAAAATTCCAGTATTAGCTATTTACAGTGGCACGGCTTTTGTGGTCAGCAAAAGAAACGGCACTTGCTGTTCACTAGGTTACAGATTTTTGGTGGGCTTTTGAGTGGCAACTTGACATCATCGGGTGTCTGATCCAGTGTGGcgtcctctacaggggatctgtggtaTTTGTGAGCATGGCAAGCAACAGTGTAGCCCTTTTCAGAGACTGAACCAGGAAttataaattagaatatttaattcattgtaaaatcgtgcagaaaaaaaaataaagtgagggaaagaaaatgggattaaaagataaaagagacaaacagaaaagtaaaaaataaattttaaatctGAAGGATGAAACTACAAATttctaaaattaaattttcagtgccagagaggtaattttgcagcAATTAAGTCTTGCCACGCTATTAAAAATATATTTACACCTGAATGCACCATATCTAACTTCTTCTGGAATGTTTTATAGGTAACTAGTGGGTAAGTACTGCAACTTCACATAGAATCAGAAACAGAATCATaggaatttacagcacggaaggaggccattcggcccatcatgtccacaccggtcaacaagtagccatccaacctaatcctactttccaggtcTTACTCCataccctgtaggttatggcacttcaagtgcacatctaagtaCTTTGTAAATGTTTTGAGGATTTCTATCTCTACCACACTtttaggcagtgagctccagatccccaccaccctctggtttaaaaaaaattcctTTCGAATCCCCAATAAAccttctacctcttaccctaaatctatgtacCCTCATTCTGGACCCCACAACGAAGGGGATTAGGGCCTtccctctatctagacccctcataattttatacacttcagttaggtctgtcctcagcctcctctgttccaaagaaaacaaccgtagcctatccaatctttcctcagacctaaaattctccagtccaggcaacatcctcgtaaatctcctctgcaccctctctagtgccatCACATTTTTCCTAGATGCGATGATCAGAACTGCatgcagcactccagctgtggcctaactagtgttttgtatagTTCCAGCATACCCTCCCAGCTCCTttattccatgcctcagctaataaaggcaagtatcctgtatgccttcttgaccatcttatctacctgttcagccaccttcagggatctgtggacatgtaccccaaggtccctctgttcctccacaattctcagtatccgaccatttattgtgtattcccttgccttgttaaccttTCCCAAATgggttacctcacacttctccagactcaaCTCCACTTGCCACTGTTctgtccacctgactagtccacTGATATCTTCATCCCTTTACATGAATTAAATGCTAAATCTACCAGTTAGCAAAGCTTGTGGAGAAGCAGGGCAAATCAGACAGCAATTTCTAGAATTgcgtgtttttttatttgttcatgggacgtgggcgtcactagaaaggtcagcatttattgcccatccttagctgcccttgagaaggtggtggtgagccacctttttgaactgccGCAGTCAATGTGGTGAAGGTACaaacacaatgctgttaggtaggagctcaaggattttgacccaatgacatatgcaggtagctgactcttggataaatgaaagcaaaatactgtggatgctggaaatctgaaataaaaacagcaagtgctggaaatacttagcaggtcaggcagcatctgtgaagagagaagcagagttaacattgcaggtctGTGACTCttcagctgactcttgggctgtgcacccgattACTTGGGTAGCACCTTTCTCCCCTTGCAGGCCCCCAATGTGCTCCTCTGGCCTTCTGCTATCCAAGAGGCTGCATCTGCCAcagttcatcctggctgctctgtccaatgtcaaagCAGCTTgttccatctgaactccctcatttTGGCTTTATGCAATCACCAGGCCATCCCCTGCCAACCTCAGGTACCCAGGTGATGCCAGCGGCCTCACAAACCACTCCAGatccctgccactcaccactgagaaatgcAAGTATAACAGCTGCAGCAATAGCCATTCTTTGCCACTTTTGAAGCAACTGCACTTTACTTTGTGCCTCTGCataattttaatcagcccttctcaAAGCCCTCATGGCATCCCATTGTGTTCACAACTTGAACACTCTGCTGTGTTCTCCACATGGTGTCCTCCATATTCCCAACCTTTGAAAATTAaacactgctgctgacaagcctgttaatgagctcttataTGAACTCaataggcacttaattggaggcctGCGCCCTACCAATTTCCTcccagcatccctttaaaaatggtgtcgtgtTCTGGAGGCAGCGGGTcccagtgccgacctccaagaACACGATCTTCAAATCGCGCTCACCTCCGCACCTGCATTCAGTGGGCTTTAAAAATCTGGCCTGTGATTTCCGAAAAGGCTATGTATTTTGGGAATTCAGAAAGTGTGGTTTTATTGTTGTATTGAAGTAATTCAAATTGGGAATAAACCCAAGATATTGTTTAATTTTAATGTCAATTTTATAGTCTAGTAATAAGAAATGATTGTTTTCTATATAAAGCTACAGTTTGTGCTTTAAGTTTCTTTAGGAAAAATGAGCCAATAGAGTTAATAAAATTAAAACTTGAGGAGATAAAAAGGTAATTTCCCCAAATTGAAGTGTAAAAATCACTATTTACCTTTTTGCTCCTACACAAGTAGTAGAGGTGATCTGCCCAAGGACAGCTGCTCTGCTCATTCCTCCACACCTCACGGTCCTGTGTTTTCCTCTTCGGTTGCTCGTAAGTGCCTCCCAATtcttaacttccatgagaaattaGCAATATGGACTCAGGGAAAAAGtagtttcccattgccttcctcataTGTCCTTTAAAGGTAACACAAGTCCTCTTCGCAAAGGATCCTCCCGCCTGTAAGGAGCCACTGTCCCTCAAGGGTCTAGCTCTTCTGCCATCACCACCGAAAATTTGCTAGTTCCTCTGTTGACTATGGCTCGTAATCCTGGGCATGGGGTGACTTGCAAAAGGGCAGGGAAGAGCACCccctgaggtctcaaatgaccctgctatCCTGCCTACATAGAACCCTAAGCAAATAAATATTCTCGGTAAACCAATAAAAAGAAAGTAAAATACAGAAAGATTTGTTACTAAAAATGCTTACCAACATGAGTCTGAGCTGCAAAATGTAGAACAATGTGAATTTTTTCAGTTCCAAACAATAGCTTCACAAAATGTTCATCACAAATATCACcctatgaataaaaaaaacactgcagTTATATATTGTTAGCATGCTTAATAAATCAGAGCCCCACAGTTATATTTTATTAAATTCACTATTAAATAATAACAAATAGCCGAACAACGATTAGTCCAAAGAAAGTAAACACAGAAAATCCACTATGTTCAAACCCAGAAAAGATCAGACAAGATGAAGTATGTGGGACCTATACTTTTGTAACTATTGGGGGTGCTGATCTTATGTTGAGCAGCTATAGAGAGTGATCAGCAGAAAAATAAAATTCTGTTATTTTAAACCACATCACTTACTTTTggtatgaatgtaaaagatcccatagcactattcaacGAAGAGAAAGGAgttctggtgttctggccaacatttatccctcattcTCAACTACTACCAAAACACCCAAACTGATTTTTAGAAGAAGGTAAAGAAACAGATAATTAAATTTACATAGATTTTCTCCTAATCACATTTCAGTCTTGTTTGCccacttgggtggatgtaaaagatcccacgtcaCTTTTTGAAAAGCAGAGTTTTATGGTGCCCTGGCCAaccttcatccctcagccaacaccaccaaaacagattaactggtcatatacctcacttgctgtttgtaggatcttgctgtgtgcaaattggttgctatgtttgcctacaaaacaacagcTGCGACACTTCAAGTTATTAATTCGCTGTAGAATGTGCTGTGTAAATACATTATTTTTTTCTAACTATACTGACGATCAGGTCACTAATGCTAGATTTATATGAGCATTGCTGCTGGAGGTAGCCTTGACTTTGGTGGCAACACTGTGATATAGTGGCAGAACTTGCACTTCCTGTGGCACAGTTTCTTGCAGAATGGTGATTCCCCAAACAATGGCAGCAACATAATAATCAATGCCATACATAACAAGCCACTAAAGACAGCACCTGAACAACACTGATGGACATTTTGCAAGACTTTCATTAAGCCAAGCTCTCAATCTATCTGTATGAAAGAAATACAAAAATCATATTCCTGATCTGTATGAATGCTCTGATCCTCCCCCAAAGAAGCTCAATCATTTTCTGCTTGCCACTGGTGCTCTGAAACTTGTTCTACAATGTAAATGAAGTACATTCCTGAGCAGCCTCATCACATTGTTCTCTAATTAGAATATGATATTGCAATATTTAAAAACTTCAAAGGAAATGACATCATCACATATGATAATGGTATCAAATATGCCATATTGCCAAGATGACTCATGCAGAGAATCTGACCCTTGGCAATATACCACTGACTGTGCACTTCTCTGTGGTTAAAGGCAATGAGTGTTGCTCTTTAGGATCTGCAAAGAAACATTTTTCCCAATGAAGTACCCATTTTATAATTCAAAGTGATAAAGAATTTTTTTTTGGTCTCCCTTCAAAAAACTTTTGAACTGACAATGCAAAGGCAGTTAATTATCAGTAGTTATCTTAATGGTTTGGAAATGAGACAAATACCTGTATAAATCTGTAGTTTGTTCTGCTAGAAACTGATTGCAAGTTCTTTAAGCTTGCACAATAATCAAGCTGTAGGAAGGAAAAAGATGTGTGATGACAAAAAAGCAAATACTATTATTTCAGATATTATTAGGTTCATATCATAACTTTCACAGCCAATCAAACTTATTTAATACAACTTCAATGTTTTAGCAGACTCACCTTGTCCAAGTTTATGATCAAATAATCTGGATATCTTTCTAGAAGACAAATAATCACATGCGAGGCACTTCAAAGAAAAAACACATTGGATTACTTGCTTAGTAAAAGCTACTTATCCTCTGAAAAAGTACTATAAAATCCAAATAAtgtgtctaaatacttcttaaatgttgtgagggttcctacctctaccaccccttcaggcagtgtgttccagattccaaccaccctctgggtaaaagagtttttcctcaaattccctctaaacctcctttcccttaccttaaatctatgccacctggttattgacccctccgctaagggaaaaagtctcttcctatctaacctatcaatgcccctcgtaattttgtataccctcatttacacatctagtcacctcctcgaaaaattcaatcaagttaattagacacgatctccccctgacaaatccatgctgactatccctgattaatccctgctctcCAAGtacagattaatcctgtccctcagaattttttccaataatttccctaccactgatgttagactc comes from the Heterodontus francisci isolate sHetFra1 chromosome 6, sHetFra1.hap1, whole genome shotgun sequence genome and includes:
- the LOC137371555 gene encoding dTDP-D-glucose 4,6-dehydratase-like isoform X2 — encoded protein: MSEESGWNVTMARARFKKRLLVTGGAGFIASHVIICLLERYPDYLIINLDKLDYCASLKNLQSVSSRTNYRFIQGDICDEHFVKLLFGTEKIHIVLHFAAQTHVDKSFCCSSEFTNVNVYGTEVLVEAAYQANIEKFIHVSTDEVYGGSINETQMSGKTVKGCQCIQEKMTKMSERQMRKEFNEASPKHPTNPYAASKAASECIVLSYWESFRVIPKFIALLQRNRKCCIHGTGVQARHFLYATDVAEAFLTILEKGEPGEIYNVGTNFKMSVIQLAKELVHLIKGTASESEVELWIEHVSDRPSNDFGYPMNSKKLHRLGWKPKVVWEEGIRKTIDWYQANFYNWPDAEKALSPFPSSALYKRCQ